In the Schistocerca nitens isolate TAMUIC-IGC-003100 unplaced genomic scaffold, iqSchNite1.1 HiC_scaffold_519, whole genome shotgun sequence genome, atgagaaagagaaacaaagcggcgacaacgaacgaaagggggagggaggccattgtgtcacatgcggcggtgggaggaaaaaaaaaaaaacaaacaaacaaacaaacaagaaacgaagacgtaagaaagaggagaaacaacaaagagaatgagtcgtgcgttcgcgagggggggtgcgcgtgtaactccggtacgcgcagtgccggagcccaacggctgtgtcgtcgacgccagtgcttgtcggccgaatgggtgcgggaatagaggcagcgtcggcacggagaagcaagcaagaaggaaggacgcacgcgcgctgcggcgtttggcgcggtttgcggctggcgcctttggtggcaacggccgggacaagcagcggtgtatggtggtgtgcggggcggacaggggcggcggcggtggtggactgggaggaggcgaggcggcgccgacggtggcgtgtggtacggcgaaaacgggacggacggacggcggatgttggagaggcgccgcgcacgcagacacatggaaggaaggaaggaacgaacgcaagggaacaaatggagggggcgaatgtggagatgcgggcaggcggtggtgtttgtgggcatgtggtggggagaagggcgggggcgggaggacagaggcgaggcgactgcgtgcttgctcgctcgctcgcgtgtcttttgtttttgtgtttgtttttccatcgtttggtcgccttggagcctgtcggtcccgtccgtgtgtggccacgcttcgggtgcgtgtatgtttgtacgtttcgtttgttcgtcttctgcagcagaggcggtgcgcggcagtgggaacgcctgcctggcggctgggacggccagcaaatgcggttggatgggcggccacagcaccgcacctgtgcccaaggaggcgacgctggcggcggggccccctcggatgcggccggctgggggctgtgtgcgctgccgctgccgctgccgccgccgccgccgccgccgccgccgccgccgccgccgccgccgccgccgccgccgccggtgctggtgctggtgctggtgcagcagcaacaacgacgaacaacgagtaagcaagaagaggacgaagcggatggctggtgggtgagtgcatttatttaggcggtcgacaaggcagtgcgtgatgtggcgttgtgacgggggtttgctcacgtggcctcgtttgtgttgatgcgcaggaagatgagatgcgggcagacgcagacgcgtacagagagacgagcccggtctgcagcaggatgtgtggcgcggcgcgccgagtgcagagcagcgcgcgccgcctgggccgggctgggcccgcccggcggcgggccgcgctgttgtcgcggacgtgagcgccccctggcgggtggtcggaggcggcgcggtggacgtgtgtccggttggccagtgcacattgcgagtggctggctggcggtcggcggcgagacgggagaggaggtatgtgtcgcgggcgcctttgctgcgctgcgtcgttgcgtgcctgggcgtgcgcctgtcgactgtgtgtgactgtgttgggcgttgtgccacgtacgtgtgtgctcggccgaaggcgtcggaagaaaaagagagagagagacgggcgggaaagtgggtcggtgtgcgtgcgtcgcccgtgatgcgatgatgtcgcgtcatgtcatgtcatgtctttgcgaaacggctgccgagaggtgtgtggtggcgagcgggaatgtgcgtttggtggttgccggccggccggcagttgttggtggttcctcctgtgtggttgtttgtgctgctttgatggcaacgtggaaggacgccggtttttccgtgccttgcgtgtggttgtgtcgacggtgactggttgggggtgtgcgccgatgcacgtgccatgttgttatgtttgggtcgtgagtgtgtttttggctgtgttgttgtgtacgggaagggggagagaggaggaggcggcggcggcggcggcggcggcgggggtgatagtgcgtgcagtagtgccgttgcgacgggcgtcgggtggagccgtgcgtagtggcggaaaggtgtaggttgcgggaagcgagcccgtcgcgtgtcgtcgtcgacgacggggtcgcgtgcgctgtgaatcgagagtggcgggaaaggggcagcgtgccgctgtgtcgtggtcgttagcagaggcctgtgtgcctgtccgtttgttttctgtcggacgcttggtgcgaggtgtttgttttgttttgttgccgccgccgcggttgtttttgtttgtcggctgtgctgtgtcggtgggtcggcgagctgttttgcggtgcgtgaatgtgttggtgcaaaagtggcggcggcgtcatggctgcgaccgcgacgagccgcgggcgcgccattgatgatgttgaacacagagcggctgtgtgcaatgggaggccttgtgtacgggtagcggtgttgtcgtacgtgcatccggcccggtgcggaaagcgccgttgcggttgcgggttgcctctggtcgcgacgtgtggtgctcggctttgtgggtttttttggtgcccctttggccggtgggtggtgtttgttgttttgtgtgtgtgtgtgtgtgtgtgtgtgtggtcggtctctttggcgctcggtatatatctgcctcctgctcggtcttgttgtcgacgtcgtctgtagttttttgcggcttgccgacgaccgaccgaccgaactactacctacctgtgacagctacgtgtggcgcccgaaggtgaacgtaacgtgacctcggcgcccttagcctaacctaagatgtccggccgtaaggtaggtgcggccacctgacgcctcacgtccgaacgcttaacctaactttgacgcctaacctaactttaacccttaacctaacccacgtccacctaacgtaacctaacctaacccaagcgacgccaaccctaacctaaggtgttgtacactgcgaatgtcgaaggcatgttatagtcttaggtggagagcactacacgcaacaagcggctacacgggtagcaggggttgtgtggcgtgggctgggcggttttgttaggttagatggccttgggcaagtacagaaagggggcaacagcagcctcaacgggtgcggggaccaagcagcaatcggtatcgtttgttaattgtcaactgtcgaagctgcgttggtacagtaccggaaccgcaagcgctgacagagaaagcaccgaagctctgcaatcgtgataaggtacagaaagctggctgacgccagggataaattctgccgaaattgtcacaaaggtacagacggtgttttagaaaggctcgattgcatgcaaccggtggtggtgtgttcgtcgctgtttgagtagtagttttgatcctgtagtgaagtagaggtggatggttcctgtgaaatattgtgggtggaggttacacccaacaaccgagctaggtttaataataattggctcctttgaccgacctcccgacgcagcagcattagtggcagaacaacggagagacggattttggaaacacatttcacatacattttcctcagcatgttagggtcttaggtggagatttcaatttacccgatatagactgggacactcagatgatgttcaggacgggtggtagggggacagagagcatcgagtgacattatactgagtgcactgtccgaaaatcacctcgagcaaaatgaacagagaaccgactcgtggagataacatcgtggacctacggatgacaaacagacccgaacgtgtttcgactctgtatgtgcagaacagggacgcagtgatcataaggccgttgcagggaggacggtgtatctatctgttttggctagcaagagtaatagaaggcagatttgcagacgacccgacagatgaaaaggcaaatgcctgttccgacactgacaatgttgagtgttcatggagaaagtgcaaggcaatggtaaaaatgcgtttttagacaggtacgtgccgagtgtcgaactgtgagggatgggaaaaaaaacccaccgtggtatactacaacaacaacgttaggaaactgttgcgaaagcaaagagagcttcacccaaagtttaaacgcagccaaaacctccgagacaaacagaagctaaacgatgtccaaagtgtgagcgtaaggagggctatgcgtgaagcgttcagtgaattcgaaagtagaacaaaccctatgtaccgacgttgacagaaaatgctaggacgttccggtcttgcgttgaatcagtaagtggctcgaaacagcatatccagacactccggcatggtgatggcattgaaacagaggatgacacgcgtaaagctgtgaaatacctaaacacctgtttccaaagctgtttcacagaggacggaccgcactgcagttccgtctctaaatgctcgcacgaacgagaaaccggctgacatcgaaataagtgtccaaggaggaatgggaaagtccgccggacccgacgggattaccaattcgcgattcctacacagggtacgcgaaacaacctgccccccttctaacagccgtgtaccgcaagtctctggagaggaagggagggttccaaatgattggaaaagagcacaggtagtcccagtcgtcgagcagatgcgcaaaaaccatagacccatatctctgacgtcgatgtgttgtagaacatgttgtttgctcgagtatcatgtcgtttgtggaaactccagagtctactatgtaggaatccatgttggattccggaaacagcgatcgtgtgtgagacccccagctcgctttatttgcgcatgagacccagaaaatatgagatacaggctcccaggtggatgccattgtcgttgacgtccggaaggcgttcgatacagctccgcaccgtcgcctgataaacgacgtaagagtctacagaatatcagaccaactgtgtggctggattgacgagatgttagcagacggaacacagcatgttgttatcaatggagagacagacgtctacagacgttaaagtaacccctggcgtgccacgggggagtgttatgggaccattgcttttcacaattcatatcatataaatgagctagtagatagtgccggacgttccatgcgtcgtttcgcggatgatgtgctgtat is a window encoding:
- the LOC126232507 gene encoding uncharacterized protein LOC126232507 encodes the protein MHVRQHRYPYTRPPIAHSRSVFNIINGAPAARRGRSHDAAATFAPTHSRTAKQLADPPTQHSRQTKTTAAAATKQNKHLAPSVRQKTNGQAHRPLLTTTTQRHAAPFPPLSIHSARDPVVDDDTRRARFPQPTPFRHYARLHPTPVATALLHALSPPPPPPPPPPPPLSPFPYTTTQPKTHSRPKHNNMARASAHTPNQSPSTQPHARHGKTGVLPRCHQSSTNNHTGGTTNNCRPAGNHQTHIPARHHTPLGSRFAKT